The Epinephelus lanceolatus isolate andai-2023 chromosome 1, ASM4190304v1, whole genome shotgun sequence genome has a window encoding:
- the LOC117256681 gene encoding serine/threonine-protein kinase 4-like encodes MENKDKVQMRNNPRRQLKKLSEDSLTKQPEEVFDVLEKLGEGSYGCVFKAHHKETGEIVAIKQVPVESDLQEIIKEISIMQQCNSPHVVRYYGSYFKNSDLWIVMEYCGAGSVSDIIRIRNKTLTEEEIATILQSTLKGLEYLHFMRKIHRDIKAGNILLNTEGQAKLADFGVAGQLTDTMAKRNTVIGTPFWMAPEVIQEIGYNCVADIWSLGITAIEMAEGKPPYADIHPMRAIFMIPTNPPPTFRNPDLWSPAFRAFVSQCLVKNPENRATATQLLQDPFIKSAKASPILRALITDAMEIKLKRQEEAEQREQDADDDDNSDEDEVDQGTMVRAGTGDSGTIRAAGSLASSLGGTARTMIAHDDTGTMQSQLGTMVINSDDEDEEEAGTMKRRDETMQPAKPSFLEYFEQKEKEANSHNDGGRGVNNADNRKPSTEADLEVVSSWTVEELRLRLASLDPQMEQEIEEIRQRYQTKRQPILDAIEAKKRRQQNF; translated from the exons gtcGTATGGCTGTGTGTTTAAAGCCCATCATAAAGAGACGGGGGAGATCGTAGCCATCAAACAAGTTCCAGTGGAGTCAGATCTTCAGGAGATCATCAAGGAAATCTCCATCATGCAGCAGTGCAACAG tccTCATGTGGTGCGGTACTACGGCAGCTACTTCAAAAACAGTGACCTGTGGATTGTTATGGAATACTGTGGAGCCGGATCAGTTTCTGATATCATCCGAATACGCAACAAGACG ttaACAGAAGAGGAGATAGCCACCATCCTGCAGTCCACCCTGAAGGGACTTGAGTATCTTCACTTCATGAGAAAAATCCACAGAGACATCAAAGCAGGGAACATCTTGCTGAACACAGAGGGCCAGGCCAAACTGGCCGACTTTGGAGTTGCTGGACAACTGACG GACACCATGGCGAAGAGAAACACAGTCATCGGCACGCCGTTCTGGATGGCTCCAGAGGTCATACAGGAGATCGGCTACAACTGTGTGGCTGACATCTGGTCTTTGGGGATAACAGCTATAGAGATGGCCGAGGGGAAGCCTCCCTACGCTGACATACATCCCATGAGG GCTATCTTCATGATTCCCACCAACCCTCCACCAACATTCAGGAACCCAGATTTGTGGTCTCCAGCATTTAGAGCATTTGTCAGCCAGTGTTTGGTGAAAAACCCAGAAAACAGGGCGACTGCCACACAGTTGTTACAG gaTCCGTTCATCAAGTCAGCCAAGGCCAGCCCCATCCTCAGAGCGCTGATCACAGACGCCATGGAGATCAAActgaagagacaggaggaggctgaacagagagagcaggatGCAGACGATGATGACAACTCG gacgAGGATGAGGTGGACCAGGGGACGATGGTGCGGGCGGGGACAGGCGACTCAGGAACTATCCGGGCCGCTGGATCATTAGCAAGTTCACTCGGCGGTACGGCTCGGACTATGATCGCACATGACGACACTGGAACCATGCAGTCACAGCTGGGCACCATGGTCATCAACTccgatgatgaggatgaggaagaaGCCGGTACTATGAAAA GGAGAGACGAGACGATGCAGCCGGCCAAGCCGTCCTTCCTCGAGTACTTTGagcagaaagagaaggaggCCAACAGTCACAatgatggaggaagaggagtaaACAACGCAGACAACCGCAAACCATCCACTGAGGCAGACCTTGAGGTG GTGAGTTCGTGGACGGTGGAGGAGCTGCGGCTACGTCTGGCCTCTCTGGACCCTCAGATGGAGCAGGAGATCGAGGAGATCCGTCAGCGCTACCAGACCAAAAGGCAGCCCATCCTCGACGCCATCGAGGCCAAAAAACGACGGCAGCAGAACTTCTGA